Proteins encoded together in one Lathyrus oleraceus cultivar Zhongwan6 chromosome 5, CAAS_Psat_ZW6_1.0, whole genome shotgun sequence window:
- the LOC127083369 gene encoding serine/threonine-protein kinase ATM isoform X1 — MTGAMDVSESGRENGESGCQAKKTDDTPVTGTSQKTRGGAESRFRKRSKYLSYPYTNSEPRLKSFPAETEESKTPSPAPKAKASSRTGNPKNGSQSSTKLGANRFQNNWYRKFISCSKMSSSPKFIGASSSDLLSGLHSLAAGSMSPIKDKRFDMVEWFFCKYRISKYHDETELATSLFNLNEGKTSKPVDNGVVDTKSEKKRKNTQTESAARRKMKSLSGLSDTNNNVSTGDCTGSGKKPKQKRKVEEITSQNQLQNAGTTSQNHNSPSEKKTKPKKRPKLEAAQEHQGAQSASHLDAKSIECNSLVVDLQVMPPPMSVDFHQKSNGEIKEEQVSNVSNPKLRVSQGELDGNVTPSNLLGSTSEASTVAPVEGLVGNITNHNLFNDTTSDVDNVSINKTGMEVAPEELIDDVSINITGIEVAPEEHPRKIPDLNSVSFESCSTRKESENVNMLLPELQSQHPRSLSACSRITKAVNLDRVEIIGESPGTFLFLQFAQGPGVDIPSNEDLLKTFCQFGPLKATETHLIKDNTSAQIVFVNSPDATEALRSLEHNKPFGATLVGYRLHYPPAVVAPPLEHFRTPTQPSISMSMSGETPPPLQVIKQKLQMMSSVLENSGNNLSPETRAKLENEINNLLGKVNSRTNRV, encoded by the exons ATG ACGGGGGCTATGGATGTGTCAGAGTCGGGACGTGAAAATGGTGAATCTGGCTGTCAGGCGAAAAAGACTGACGACACCCCCGTGACGGGCACTTCTCAGAAAACTCGAGGGG GTGCTGAGTCTCGATTTCGGAAAAGAAGCAAATATTTATCTTACCCATACACAAATAGTGAACCAAGACTTAAAAGTTTTCCAGCTGAAACAGAAGAATCAAAGACTCCTAGTCCCGCTCCTAAAGCAAAAGCTTCAAGCAGAACCGGTAATCCTAAAAATGGATCTCAGTCATCAACTAAATTGGGTGCCAATAGGTTCCAAAATAACTGGTACAGAAAATTCATTAGCTGTAGTAAAATGTCTAGCAGTCCAAAATTCATCGGTGCATCTTCCAGTGACTTACTTTCAGGACTGCACTCTTTAGCTGCTGGTAGTATGTCTCCAATTAAAGATAAGAGGTTTGATATGGTTGAGTGGTTCTTCTGCAAATATAGAATATCAAAGTATCATGATGAGACTGAACTTGCTACTTCCCTGTTTAATCTGAATGAAGGGAAAACATCGAAACCTGTGGACAATGGTGTTGTGGATACCAAAAGTGAGAAGAAGAGAAAGAACACTCAGACAGAAAGTGCAGCAAGGCGTAAGATGAAATCTCTTTCTGGCCTATCCGATACAAATAATAATGTTTCTACCGGCGATTGCACAGGTTCGGGGAAAAAACCCAAACAAAAGAGGAAGGTGGAAGAAATAACTTCGCAGAATCAGCTACAAAATGCAGGGACCACTTCCCAAAATCATAATTCCCCTTCTGAAAAAAAGACCAAGCCTAAAAAGAGACCGAAGTTGGAAGCTGCACAAGAGCATCAAGGGGCTCAATCTGCTTCGCATTTGGATGCAAAAAGTATCGAATGCAACTCACTAGTTGTAGATTTGCAGGTTATGCCCCCACCTATGTCGGTTGATTTTCATCAGAAAAGTAATGGTGAAATTAAGGAAGAACAAGTTTCTAATGTTTCAAACCCAAAGTTACGTGTCTCCCAAGGAGAACTTGATGGAAATGTTACCCCTAGTAACTTGCTAGGGAGCACATCAGAGGCTAGTACTGTCGCCCCCGTAGAAGGACTTGTTGGAAATATTACCAATCACAACTTGTTCAATGATACTACATCAGATGTTGACAATGTCTCAATAAATAAAACAGGGATGGAGGTAGCACCAGAGGAGCTGATTGATGATGTCTCAATAAATATAACAGGGATAGAGGTAGCACCTGAGGAGCATCCACGAAAGATACCTGATTTGAACAGTGTTAGCTTTGAATCATGTTCTACGAGAAAAGAGTCTGAGAATGTCAACATGCTTTTACCTGAATTGCAATCACAACACCCAAGAAGTTTATCTGCTTGTTCAAGAATTACCAAAGCTGTAAACCTTGATAGAGTGGAGATCATTGGAGAATCACCTGGAACCTTTCTCTTCCTACAATTTGCTCAAGGACCAGGAGTTGATATCCCATCAAACGAGGATTTGTTGAAAACATTTTGCCAGTTTGGTCCTTTGAAAGCAACCGAAACTCATTTGATAAAAGACAACACCAGTGCTCAAATTGTTTTTGTTAACAGCCCAGATGCTACTGAAGCATTGCGTAGTTTAGAGCATAACAAACCATTTGGTGCAACTCTTGTGGGCTACAGGCTCCATTACCCTCCTGCTGTGGTGGCTCCACCATTGGAGCACTTCAGGACTCCAACTCAGCCATCTATCTCCATGTCAATGTCTGGTGAGACACCTCCTCCCCTTCAGGTTATTAAGCAAAAGTTGCAGATGATGTCATCAGTGCTGGAGAACTCGGGGAATAATCTTTCACCCGAGACGAGAGCCAAAttggaaaatgaaataaataatcTGCTGGGAAAGGTGAATTCTAGGACTAATAGAGTATGA
- the LOC127083369 gene encoding serine/threonine-protein kinase ATM isoform X2 produces MDVSESGRENGESGCQAKKTDDTPVTGTSQKTRGGAESRFRKRSKYLSYPYTNSEPRLKSFPAETEESKTPSPAPKAKASSRTGNPKNGSQSSTKLGANRFQNNWYRKFISCSKMSSSPKFIGASSSDLLSGLHSLAAGSMSPIKDKRFDMVEWFFCKYRISKYHDETELATSLFNLNEGKTSKPVDNGVVDTKSEKKRKNTQTESAARRKMKSLSGLSDTNNNVSTGDCTGSGKKPKQKRKVEEITSQNQLQNAGTTSQNHNSPSEKKTKPKKRPKLEAAQEHQGAQSASHLDAKSIECNSLVVDLQVMPPPMSVDFHQKSNGEIKEEQVSNVSNPKLRVSQGELDGNVTPSNLLGSTSEASTVAPVEGLVGNITNHNLFNDTTSDVDNVSINKTGMEVAPEELIDDVSINITGIEVAPEEHPRKIPDLNSVSFESCSTRKESENVNMLLPELQSQHPRSLSACSRITKAVNLDRVEIIGESPGTFLFLQFAQGPGVDIPSNEDLLKTFCQFGPLKATETHLIKDNTSAQIVFVNSPDATEALRSLEHNKPFGATLVGYRLHYPPAVVAPPLEHFRTPTQPSISMSMSGETPPPLQVIKQKLQMMSSVLENSGNNLSPETRAKLENEINNLLGKVNSRTNRV; encoded by the exons ATGGATGTGTCAGAGTCGGGACGTGAAAATGGTGAATCTGGCTGTCAGGCGAAAAAGACTGACGACACCCCCGTGACGGGCACTTCTCAGAAAACTCGAGGGG GTGCTGAGTCTCGATTTCGGAAAAGAAGCAAATATTTATCTTACCCATACACAAATAGTGAACCAAGACTTAAAAGTTTTCCAGCTGAAACAGAAGAATCAAAGACTCCTAGTCCCGCTCCTAAAGCAAAAGCTTCAAGCAGAACCGGTAATCCTAAAAATGGATCTCAGTCATCAACTAAATTGGGTGCCAATAGGTTCCAAAATAACTGGTACAGAAAATTCATTAGCTGTAGTAAAATGTCTAGCAGTCCAAAATTCATCGGTGCATCTTCCAGTGACTTACTTTCAGGACTGCACTCTTTAGCTGCTGGTAGTATGTCTCCAATTAAAGATAAGAGGTTTGATATGGTTGAGTGGTTCTTCTGCAAATATAGAATATCAAAGTATCATGATGAGACTGAACTTGCTACTTCCCTGTTTAATCTGAATGAAGGGAAAACATCGAAACCTGTGGACAATGGTGTTGTGGATACCAAAAGTGAGAAGAAGAGAAAGAACACTCAGACAGAAAGTGCAGCAAGGCGTAAGATGAAATCTCTTTCTGGCCTATCCGATACAAATAATAATGTTTCTACCGGCGATTGCACAGGTTCGGGGAAAAAACCCAAACAAAAGAGGAAGGTGGAAGAAATAACTTCGCAGAATCAGCTACAAAATGCAGGGACCACTTCCCAAAATCATAATTCCCCTTCTGAAAAAAAGACCAAGCCTAAAAAGAGACCGAAGTTGGAAGCTGCACAAGAGCATCAAGGGGCTCAATCTGCTTCGCATTTGGATGCAAAAAGTATCGAATGCAACTCACTAGTTGTAGATTTGCAGGTTATGCCCCCACCTATGTCGGTTGATTTTCATCAGAAAAGTAATGGTGAAATTAAGGAAGAACAAGTTTCTAATGTTTCAAACCCAAAGTTACGTGTCTCCCAAGGAGAACTTGATGGAAATGTTACCCCTAGTAACTTGCTAGGGAGCACATCAGAGGCTAGTACTGTCGCCCCCGTAGAAGGACTTGTTGGAAATATTACCAATCACAACTTGTTCAATGATACTACATCAGATGTTGACAATGTCTCAATAAATAAAACAGGGATGGAGGTAGCACCAGAGGAGCTGATTGATGATGTCTCAATAAATATAACAGGGATAGAGGTAGCACCTGAGGAGCATCCACGAAAGATACCTGATTTGAACAGTGTTAGCTTTGAATCATGTTCTACGAGAAAAGAGTCTGAGAATGTCAACATGCTTTTACCTGAATTGCAATCACAACACCCAAGAAGTTTATCTGCTTGTTCAAGAATTACCAAAGCTGTAAACCTTGATAGAGTGGAGATCATTGGAGAATCACCTGGAACCTTTCTCTTCCTACAATTTGCTCAAGGACCAGGAGTTGATATCCCATCAAACGAGGATTTGTTGAAAACATTTTGCCAGTTTGGTCCTTTGAAAGCAACCGAAACTCATTTGATAAAAGACAACACCAGTGCTCAAATTGTTTTTGTTAACAGCCCAGATGCTACTGAAGCATTGCGTAGTTTAGAGCATAACAAACCATTTGGTGCAACTCTTGTGGGCTACAGGCTCCATTACCCTCCTGCTGTGGTGGCTCCACCATTGGAGCACTTCAGGACTCCAACTCAGCCATCTATCTCCATGTCAATGTCTGGTGAGACACCTCCTCCCCTTCAGGTTATTAAGCAAAAGTTGCAGATGATGTCATCAGTGCTGGAGAACTCGGGGAATAATCTTTCACCCGAGACGAGAGCCAAAttggaaaatgaaataaataatcTGCTGGGAAAGGTGAATTCTAGGACTAATAGAGTATGA